From Salmo salar chromosome ssa04, Ssal_v3.1, whole genome shotgun sequence, one genomic window encodes:
- the zn271 gene encoding zinc finger protein 271, translating to MRLERTDTDSASDAPSCSYSCDSERLMAPQVNPLTGAAFSLPSIGSINWNMDPATTTQTLPGLYPPHTLLMLNKTSANASSSLINGYTSPFTNDRSRDRISKSGSAKEKRFSCSFCGKAFSFPQQVEIHQRMHTGEKPFSCHLCRARFSRSSHLKRHQRVHTGEKPYSCHQCEKRFSHQHQLKMHLKIHTGERPFACIHCEKRFSERSYLRIHQQKMHRDHV from the coding sequence ATGCGGctagagagaacagacacagactcGGCTAGCGATGCTCCGtcctgctcctatagttgtgattcagagagactgatggcgcctcaggttaaccccctaacaggtgctgccttcagcctgccttctataggatctatcaactggaacatggaccCTGCGACAACAACACAGACACTTCCTGGCCTTTATCCTCCTCATACCCTCCTAATGTTAAACAAGACCTCAGCCAATGCAAGTTCCTCATTAATAAATGGCTACACAAGCCCATTTACAAATGACCGTAGTAGAGACAGAATCAGTAAAAGTGGCAGCGCCAAAGAGAAGCGCTTCTCGTGTTCATTCTGTGGGAAAGCCTTCAGTTTCCCCCAacaggtggagatccaccagaggatgCACACGGGGGAGAAACCGTTCAGCTGCCACCTGTGCCGGGCCCGTTTTTCCCGATCGTCccacctgaagaggcaccagagggtccacacaggggagaaaccctacagctgccaccagtgtgagaagaggttctcccaccAGCACCAGCTAAAGATGCACCTGAAGATCCACACGGGAGAGAGGCCATTCGCCTGTATACACTGCGagaagaggttctcagagaggagctacctcaggatacaccagcagaaaatgcACAGGGACCATGTATAG